The region ATAATGATTCATATCCATAAGGATCGCTAGCTTTCTCTCCGCAAGTGCAATCCATTGCATATGTTATGAGACCAATTGGAATTGTGCAAGCAACATCACTTGATTCAAAAGCTGTAGTTGTTGCATAGCTAAATAAGTTTGAGCAACTATTTGGGCAGGAGTATTTTATATTAGCGCTGCAAGCTGTTCCGTTGCAAGTCCAATTCCAAGGACCAGCGCCCGTTACCGCCGAAGCTGTTCCGGATAAGCATAGATCGCTCGTCGGAGCAGTTAGGAAATATTGTCCATTGGAAGTTCCGCAATTTCCGGCTGATAGATAAGCTGAGCAACTGGCAACTGGGCCCAAGCTACCCAGACAGTTCCATGTCCAGGGACCAGTACCTGAAAAATTAGCTACGCTCCCAGTCGAGCAAAGACTAGATGACGAAGAAAGAGTAAAGAAAGACTGTTTATTAAAAGAAGGATTGCAAGAACCAGGCGTGCAATCATGCGTCCCTTGTACTAATTCCGTTCTACATCCATTTGTCGATATTGCATAACTTGTGGGACAAAGATTGAGAGGATTCGGAATAGTTACTTTTGAGAAAAAATTAAGTGTTCCTAGCATATTTCTCGGTGATCCTATGCCATTCGTTTGATCAAAAGGAGAAGTATAACAAACCTCATTTTGATTCGGAGTCCATGTTGACATACTTTTTGTCCCAGTGTAGAATATCGTGTCTCCGCACTGATTAACAGCTTGATAACTTATTCCGGAGGGGACTAAATCTTTCGCAGGCAAGTAAGGGCACGATTTAGTTCCCCAAACGCCATGAAACAGGCCGCAGTTATCAACCGCATTGACTGCGTTGCCAGTACAGATACTGGACGCGCTAGGTGTGCGCGTACCATTATCAACACATGAACCAATTGTTTTTGTTCCAACACTTGATCCGACTGTTTTGCTGCATTCATTTTTCAAATTGTAAGCTGTTCCGCTTTTTACTAACGATTTATCTGGAGATATGGAGCTACTACAATTTTTTGTCCCACTAGCTAATCTTTTTTGACCGCAGTCTGCGCCAATCTGAGTGAAACTTATCCCGCTGCAAACAGCAGAAGGATCGGGCATCCAGACGGTATCAGTCTTTGTCCCTGTAGCACCTCGCGTAGCACAATTATTTGTCTGAGAAAAATGCGCTCCGTTGCAAACTGTGGACGGATCAGGAGTCCAGGGACGAACTGGCTTTGTTCCAGTTATGTTCCAGGCAATATCAACATAAGGCGAAATGTTGCATGTTGCCCAAGCATTATATTTTAGACCCTGGCAAACAGTCGACGGATCGGGGTTGTATGATTTTACGCCACCGTACATGCTGCCATCGCATAACGCGTCAGCTTCAGTGAAGCTGACAAACAATGCTAGCAACGCAATTATCAAAAAATATAAATTAATTTTTGTTTTTATTTTTTCCACATTTTTTTATTTTTTAAAAAATTTAATTAGCTTCTAAAAAAGAGCTTTGCTGTTTGTTCCTTCCAGAATCTGAACAGAAACAATCTCACTGTTAGCCTGATTAAGCATCAAGGAAATATTTTGGCCTTTTTTGAGGTCAGAAACGCTTTTTTTGGAAGCTTTTGATCCGCTAACGGAAAGCACTGCGATGTTTTCCGCGAGAGAAAAAGTGTTTTTTGTTTCTCCATCTTGAATCTCAATGGAATCTTTGGAAATTGCCACAACGGTTCCTTTAATTTCGATAGCCGTAAAGCTTTTTGAAAAATCCCCTGTTTCCCCTTCTTTTTGTTTTTCGGATTCCAATTGCTCAGCTTGTTTGTTTTGCTCGCCAAGATTAAACAAGTTCTTTGTCTTTTTGAACATAAAAACCGCGGTTGCGAAAATAATAAAGACTATTAGTGCAATAAGAATAATCATTTTTGTTTTTTGTTGCATATTTTTTTAGTTTTATTATTTGTTATTCGGATTACGGCGCCACTTCTTTGTAACCAACCCGCTGAGAAGAACATACCTTGTCATTTCCGCCGCAAGTCCCTTCGCAAGTCCAGGTCCAATTTCCTCCGGAAACCTTAGGAGTGGAATTGCCTCCTGCGCTATTGCAAAGATTGCTGTCGGGAACAGCATCCCAAGTCATATTTTCAGCGGATCCGCATTGTCCATCAGCGGCCGAGGGAGAACAGGATCCTCCGCATCCATCCGGATTCGTCGAGCAAAGACCGCAGCTTGGACTGCAAGTAATGGTAGCGGTAACATCTTTTACGGAATTCATAACTACGTTGCAAGTATTTCCACTTAGTGAATCACAGCCAATCCAGCGGACTGAATACTGAGAGTTTGGAAAACTGCCAGCCGTGAGAGTGACGCTGGTTCCGGACTCATATGAAAAATTAGCAGAAGAGCAAGCAGAATCGCAATTTATTCCTGACGGATTTGAAGTAATCGTTCCGTTTCCTGTTTTTGAAACATTTAGGTTATGATGGATTACGCAACCTGAATTAAAATCTTCAAAAGGATAATCTATTTTTAATCCTCCTATTCCACAATCGCAATCTTGGACATATTCTATAGAGCCGATCAGGATAGTTCCTGCCAGATCGCTTGATTCAAATTTCTTTCTTGTATAATTATAGACGTCCGAACAAGGTGAATTGGAATATTTTATATTAGCGCTGCAAGCTGTTCCGTTGCAGGTCCAATTCCAAGGACCGGTACCTGAAAACGCTGAAGCTGTTCCGGATAAGCATAGATCGCTCGTCGGAGCAGTTAGGAAATATTGTCCATTGGAAGTTCCGCAATTTCCGGCTGATAGATTTGCGCTGCAATAATCGGTTCTTCCTCCGCTCAATCCAATGCAATACCATGTCCAAGGTCCGGAGCTAACTACTGAAGATGGAAATTGCGCCCCTGCAGAGCAAAGGCCAGAAGCTGGAATAGTAGCAAGCGTTTGTCCGTCATATGCACTATTGCAAACACCGTTCGTGCAATAATCGGTAGTTATAGGAGTGCCTCCGCTACATCCAGCCGGACTACTCGAAATTACCGTCCTTGTTCGATGTCCGCTACTGAAACAAATACCCCATCCGCTATAAGTGAAACTGGTGCAAGCTAGTCTGCAGTGTTTTGTTCCATTAAGACAAATCCTGTGCGAAGTCCCTGGTATAGGCGGATTGCAGGAGCTACCTTGAACTGTATTTGTGCAATATCCATAACCCGTACCATTGGTTTGCGGTGAGCAGACTGCGGATGGATCAGGAGAAAAACCGCTACAAACTGATCCGCTTATATTTCTTGAAAATGCGTTTGCAGTGTTGGATGAAATAGCAAAAACCGCAAAAAATAATAAAAAAACACTAACTGCTTCAATGAGAAGAAAACTCTTGGCATTTATTTTTGTCATTTTATTTTTAAAAATTATTTAATTAATTTTTGTCATTCGGTCTTTGTATTGCTCTTAACTATAATTTCGGTATCTTCCGTCATAGGAATACTTTTTACTCCGCCATTTTCAATCTCGATGGAACCTTCTTTAAGCGCCGAGACTGTTCCTTCAACTTCGATAGTTTTTTGGGGATCCTGAATTTGCTCTGTTTGGCTTGCCGTTTGTTCTGGGACTTGTTGCCTTTGCGCGGTTTGATTATTCCCAGTAACCGAACTTAAGGATGCATATTCTTTAGATAGAAAAACTGTTAACCCGCCAAAAATAACAACTATTAATAAAATTAAAATCAGTACCTTTGTTTTTTTATTCATAAGTTTATTTTTTAAAAAATTTAATTAGCTTCTAGAAAAGAGCCTTGCTATCTCGTCCTTCAAGAATCTGAATGGAAACGATCTCGCTGTTAGCCTGATTAAGCATTAAGGAAACATTTTGGCCTTTTTTGAGGTCAGAAACGCTTTTTTTGGCAACTTTTGATCCGCTAACGGAAAGCACTGCGATGTTTTCCGCAAGAGAAAAAGTGTTCTTTGTTTCTCCATCTTGAATCTCAATGGAATCTTTGGAAATTGCCGCAACAGTTCCTTTAATTTCAATAGTCGTAAAGCTTTTTGAAAAATCCCCTGTTTGCCCTTCTTTTTGTTTTTCGGATTCCAATTGCTCAGCTTGTTTGTTTTGCTCGCCAAGATTAAACAAGTTTTTTGTCTTTTTGAACATAAAAACCGCGGTTGCGAAAATAATAAAGACTATTAATGCAATAAGAATAATCATTTTTGTTTTTTGTTGCATATTTTTTTAGTTTTATTATTTGTTATTCAGATTACGGCGCTACTTCTTTGCTGAAATTATACAATAATTAAAGAAAAAAAACAAATAAAAGTTGTCCACACCCCACTCAAATCCCTGGAAATACTAAAAATTTAACCTCGACAGATAATAATTGACCGCATATAAAAAAGCCTATTTCGACAATAAGCTTTTTTTCAAAAAGGTAAATATTTTCTATTTCTCCATTTTTCTCCGAATGAAAGCCGGGATTTCCAGTTCTTCTTCTTCGGCTTCTTTGGATGTTTCCCCTCTCATTGAAATTCCTCTCGGTTGGATTTTTTCTTCGATAATCATCTTCGTTTCCAGTTTTTTGGTCGGAAAAACTATCCTTTCTTCTTTCGGTTCTTCTTTTTTCTTGGTTTCTACCGGAATAGTTGCACCAGAAAAAGCTCTGGAAATCTTTTCGGAAGCTTCGTTCACTTTTTCCGTATCAAATCCGGTAGCAATGACTGTTATATGAATATCGCCTTTTCTGATTTGATCATCGGTAACCGCTCCGAATATTACCTTAGCATTCGGATCGATGTTTTCGGTAATAACATTAGCAGCTTCGTTGATTTCAAGCATCGTTAGGTCACTGGAACCGGAAACATTAAACAATACTCCTTTAGCTCCATCAATTGAAAGTTCGAGAAGAGGGCTGTTTATTGCTTGCCTGGCGGCTTCAATTGCCCTATTTTCTCCGCTGGCAATGCCGATTCCCATTAATGCTGATCCGCTATCTTCCAGAATAGCTCTGACATCGGCAAAATCAACATTAACCACTCCCGGCTTGGTGATAAGATCGGAAATTCCCTGAACGCCTTGTCTTAGCACGTCGTCAACAATCCTAAACGCGCTGATGAGAGTTGTTTTTCTGTCAATTATGGAAAGCAACTTATCATTCGGGATTGTTATCAGAGAATCCACTCTGTCTTTTAAATTATCCAATCCCTCTTCGGCAATGGCTCTCCGTTGCGCTCCTTCAAAAGCAAACGGCTTCGTTACCACTGACACAGTCAGAGCTCCGAGTTCTTTGGCAGTTTCCGCCACAATTGGCGCCGCGCCGGTTCCGGTTCCTCCTCCAAGACCGCAAGTTACAAAAACCATATCCGAACCTTTGAGAACTTCTTGAATTTCGTCCCGATTTTCTTCCGCCGCCTGTCTTCCTATTTCCGGATTCATTCCCGCCCCAAGCCCTTTGGTCAAATTTTTTCCAATATGAACTTTCTCGGAAGCTTTGGAATGATGAAGCGCCTGCGCATCAGTGTTTATTGCGACAAATTCAACCCCCTTGATTTTCGATTCAATCATCCTGCTGATTGCATTGTTTCCTGAACCTCCCACTCCAACTACTTTTATTTTGGCAAAAGTTTCTATATCCGGTTTTATTTCAGCCATAATTATATTATTTAATCAACTTATTTTAGTATCTAAATCTAGCATATCAAACCAGATAATGTCAAGCCGCAAAAAAGACTGCTCTAAGGCAAAAATTTCTCCATCCATTTCTTCATTTTTTTCACAGTCTCTTCAGTTGTGTTGGACATATTTCCAAAAACTTTTTTTGTTTCTTTCTTCAAACTCGATTTCTGCTCTTCATTCCAAATTACAAGTCCCACGACCGTCGAAAAAGATGGATCATCAACTTTATTCATTATTCCTCCGAGATTTATTGGAAATCCAATCTGAGCGGGAAGACCTAAAACATTTTTTGCAAGATCGACAAGTTGAGGAAGTTTAGCCCCGCCTCCAGTAATTATCGCTCCGGCCGGAAGAAGTCCGGCTTTTCCGATATTTTTTAATTCCCTATTGACCATTCCGAATATCTCCTCCAGTCTGGCTTCAATAATTTCCGCGACATGATAACGAGAAACAACTCCTGATTCTTGAGAATCAACTTCGGACAAATCTATTTCTTCTTTTTTGCCAACCTCTTCGGAAATGGCATTTCCGAATTCCAATTTTACTTTTTCAGCCACTTCAATCGAAGTACGAAGCCCAATAGCAATATCGTTTGTAACATGTCCGGCGCCTATCGGAAGAACGGCGGTATGGACTAAATCGCCATCTTCAAAAACAGAAATTCCTGTGGTTCCCCCTCCAATATCAATCAAAACCACCCCCAATTCTTTTTGTTTTCTTCCAAGAACAGATTCGGCTGCCGCCAAAGGTTCTAAAATTATTTCATCCATATCTATTCCCGACTGATGAATGCATCTGGTCAGATTTTTAACTTGTCCGGAAGAACATTCAATAACCAAAGCGTTCATTTCCAAGCGAACTCCTTTCATGCCCAAAGGGTCTCTGATGTTTTCCTGATCGTCCAACCGATAATTTTTAGGGATGACATAGATTATTTCTTTATTTAGCGGAAGCGCAACATTTTGAGCTTCGACGATAACTCTTTCCAAATCATCTTCCGTTACTTCTCCGTCAGCTCTTCCTACCGCGATAACTCCTTTTGAATTTTGAAAATTTATTTCGGTTCCGCCAATATTAACGTTAGCGCTCTTAACGGTAACCCCCGCCATTCTTTCGGCTTTTTCCACTGATTCATTGATATTTTTTATCACTTCTTCAACATCGGAAATTATTCCTCTTCTTATTCCGGAAGAAGGCACTTCTCCTACGCCAATTATCCTGGGTATTTCCACATCAGAAAAAGCCTGTACGATAATACAGCGTACATTAGAAGAGCCAACGTCTATCCCCACTATGATATTTTTCTTGGACATAGCTAAATTATACGGTAAAAACTTTTTTTCCGCAAAAAATTAATATGCGAAAATAAAAAGATCTCTAAGATATGGATAAAAAATAATTATCCCTATAGCGGCAACAAAGACAGCTGAAATAAGCACTACTGCCGCCATCATATCCTTAATAAGGCGCGCATAGGGATGAACTCTGGGTTTTAAAATATCAACTACTTTTTCCACTACCGTATTAACAAGCTCCACCACCAAAATCCACATTATCATCAAAAAAAGAACTACCGCTTCCCAACTTTTTATGTCAAAAATTAAAATCAGCGCAACAATAGAAAATGCAGAAATTATCTCTATTTGAAAATTCCTTTCATGAGATATTGCATATTTTACTCCCCTAAAAGCGCACTTGAAGCTCGTGCAAATTTCCTTGATATTCCTTTTTGTCTCTTCCATATTGATTTATTAATTTATTTATCTATATTTTTTGCAAACTTCATCCTGAATTTCATACATCTTCTTGCTATGGCCAAATCCAATGCAATGCAATATCCCGTGCGAAACCACATATGCCATCTCTTTTTTAAGGGATATTTTGTCAATTTCCGAAGATTTTTTCACGTATGCCAGACAGACTATCAGCTCGCAAAAAATATCTTTTTCTTTTTTTTGGGGATATTCGGAAAAAGATAAAATATCAGTAACTTTGTTTTTTTTTCGATAAATCCGGTTGATTCTTTTTATTTCCCTTTCTGATACTATTGCTAGGCTTATGCTTATTTTTCCAGAAAATTTTATTCTGCTCAGCTTAATAGTTTTTGAAGCAACATCATCAAAATATTTTTTAGCCAAGGAACATTTTTCCTGATTGTTAATCTCTATATCGAATTTCATTTTGTTTTACCTATTATTTTCCCCTGGGTAAGATTGGCTACGCTTCCGATAGATCCGTTGGAAATATAAACGAGCCCTTCTTTTTCATCTTTTATGACAGTAGAACGAAAGGAAATTTTTTCCACTTTTCCGGTGAAAGTTCCTATCTTCACTATATCTCCGACATTGTATTGATTTTCTAAAATTATAAATATCCCGCTGACAAAATCCTTAATGAGAGTTTGCGACCCAAAACCGATTGCCAAGCCCAAAATTCCCGCTCCAGCCAAAAGAGGACGGATATCGATACCGATTAATTCAAGTATTAAAAGGACAGCCACGCTTAAGATTATTATATTTCCAACCGTATTGAGCAACAAGGCGATTGTCCTGCCCTTAGCTCTGGCTATTTCCTTTCTTGAAGATTTAAAAATAAAAGAAAAAAACTTATAGACAATCAGCCTGAAGAAGACTTTGAGAAATAGTAATAGAATAAGCAAAACAAGCAATTGATAACCAGCAGTGCCCTTTTCAAGAAAATTTAAGTTAAAATAATTGAACATGAAAATTTATAATTATTCTAATTTCTAACCAATTTCCAATTTATAAATCCCGCCCTTGTTTTTTGGCCATTAGCGTTCGAATGGGTTAGGTTAGCTAGGGCAATCAGAAATTAGGAAATTTTGGCTATTTCTTCTTTCACAATCTTTTTCACCGCATCTCCATCTGCTTGGCCATTTAATCTTTTCATCGCCATTCCCATAACTTTTCCGAAATCTTTCTGAGAATTTGCTCCGGTTTTAGCGATAACTTTCTCTATTTCTTCTCTGATTTTGTCTTCGCTCATTTGCTCTGGAAGATAAATCGAAAGAATTTCCAATTCTTGTTTTTCCTTATCAGCCAAATCCTGCCTGCCTCCTTTTTCATATTGCTCAATACTATCCTTTCTTTGTTTGACTGATTTTTTAATCGTCTCAACAATCTCCTGATCGCTAAGACCTTCTTCTTTTTTCTTTTTTTCAATTTCAGCGTTCTTAATGGCGCTGGAAAGCAAACGCAAAGTATCACGCCTAAGAGCATCTCCTGATTTCAGAGATTCTTTAAGGTCGGAAAGGATTTGTTCTTTGAGCATGCGAATTATTGCAAATACATAAACTAATAAATTCGAATGTATTAGTTTAATATTCGCGACTATTGGCATTATTCCATTTTTCTCTTGATATTCTTCAGTGCTTCATCATCAAACTTCCCAAGTTTTTTAAGCTTGTCAATTTCTTTTCTGATTTTTATCTTATACAAAGCTTCGTCTCTTTTTTCCCTTTTATTCTTCTTGTCTTTGAGAAATCTGGATTTTCTGGCACGCGCCAAAACACCGCTT is a window of Parcubacteria group bacterium DNA encoding:
- the ftsZ gene encoding cell division protein FtsZ yields the protein MAEIKPDIETFAKIKVVGVGGSGNNAISRMIESKIKGVEFVAINTDAQALHHSKASEKVHIGKNLTKGLGAGMNPEIGRQAAEENRDEIQEVLKGSDMVFVTCGLGGGTGTGAAPIVAETAKELGALTVSVVTKPFAFEGAQRRAIAEEGLDNLKDRVDSLITIPNDKLLSIIDRKTTLISAFRIVDDVLRQGVQGISDLITKPGVVNVDFADVRAILEDSGSALMGIGIASGENRAIEAARQAINSPLLELSIDGAKGVLFNVSGSSDLTMLEINEAANVITENIDPNAKVIFGAVTDDQIRKGDIHITVIATGFDTEKVNEASEKISRAFSGATIPVETKKKEEPKEERIVFPTKKLETKMIIEEKIQPRGISMRGETSKEAEEEELEIPAFIRRKMEK
- a CDS encoding diacylglycerol kinase yields the protein MEETKRNIKEICTSFKCAFRGVKYAISHERNFQIEIISAFSIVALILIFDIKSWEAVVLFLMIMWILVVELVNTVVEKVVDILKPRVHPYARLIKDMMAAVVLISAVFVAAIGIIIFYPYLRDLFIFAY
- the ybeY gene encoding rRNA maturation RNase YbeY, whose product is MKFDIEINNQEKCSLAKKYFDDVASKTIKLSRIKFSGKISISLAIVSEREIKRINRIYRKKNKVTDILSFSEYPQKKEKDIFCELIVCLAYVKKSSEIDKISLKKEMAYVVSHGILHCIGFGHSKKMYEIQDEVCKKYR
- a CDS encoding GatB/YqeY domain-containing protein codes for the protein MLKEQILSDLKESLKSGDALRRDTLRLLSSAIKNAEIEKKKKEEGLSDQEIVETIKKSVKQRKDSIEQYEKGGRQDLADKEKQELEILSIYLPEQMSEDKIREEIEKVIAKTGANSQKDFGKVMGMAMKRLNGQADGDAVKKIVKEEIAKIS
- a CDS encoding mechanosensitive ion channel domain-containing protein → MFNYFNLNFLEKGTAGYQLLVLLILLLFLKVFFRLIVYKFFSFIFKSSRKEIARAKGRTIALLLNTVGNIIILSVAVLLILELIGIDIRPLLAGAGILGLAIGFGSQTLIKDFVSGIFIILENQYNVGDIVKIGTFTGKVEKISFRSTVIKDEKEGLVYISNGSIGSVANLTQGKIIGKTK
- the ftsA gene encoding cell division protein FtsA, which gives rise to MSKKNIIVGIDVGSSNVRCIIVQAFSDVEIPRIIGVGEVPSSGIRRGIISDVEEVIKNINESVEKAERMAGVTVKSANVNIGGTEINFQNSKGVIAVGRADGEVTEDDLERVIVEAQNVALPLNKEIIYVIPKNYRLDDQENIRDPLGMKGVRLEMNALVIECSSGQVKNLTRCIHQSGIDMDEIILEPLAAAESVLGRKQKELGVVLIDIGGGTTGISVFEDGDLVHTAVLPIGAGHVTNDIAIGLRTSIEVAEKVKLEFGNAISEEVGKKEEIDLSEVDSQESGVVSRYHVAEIIEARLEEIFGMVNRELKNIGKAGLLPAGAIITGGGAKLPQLVDLAKNVLGLPAQIGFPINLGGIMNKVDDPSFSTVVGLVIWNEEQKSSLKKETKKVFGNMSNTTEETVKKMKKWMEKFLP